One window of Arcobacter sp. CECT 8983 genomic DNA carries:
- a CDS encoding UPF0323 family lipoprotein, giving the protein MEKRKNHIKKLSNYALVGGLGAFLVTGLTGCFDSGSNNNQQQGQNGAFTNASQKQGAFVIIEESKDGRYAIADEFPASKTTIVLRKPDGTERILSQEEINALVKQEEAKIDAGTSALTNPEISNGGMGLGGVLLSSIAGAMIGSWLGNKLFNNQNYQNQRKAQYKSPQTYSRSQSSFKNATKSTSSSSKKSGFFGSKSSSSSSKSLFGSTRSFGG; this is encoded by the coding sequence TTGGAAAAAAGAAAAAATCATATTAAAAAATTATCTAACTATGCACTTGTTGGTGGACTTGGAGCTTTTTTAGTTACAGGTCTTACTGGTTGCTTTGATTCAGGTTCTAATAATAACCAACAACAAGGTCAAAATGGTGCTTTTACAAATGCTTCTCAAAAGCAAGGTGCTTTTGTAATTATTGAAGAATCAAAAGATGGAAGATATGCTATTGCCGATGAGTTTCCAGCTTCTAAAACAACTATAGTTTTAAGAAAACCAGATGGAACGGAAAGAATTCTTTCTCAAGAAGAAATTAATGCCTTAGTAAAACAAGAAGAAGCTAAAATTGATGCAGGAACATCAGCACTTACAAATCCAGAAATATCAAATGGTGGCATGGGATTAGGAGGTGTACTTCTTTCTTCTATTGCAGGTGCTATGATTGGTTCTTGGTTAGGAAATAAACTATTTAATAATCAAAACTATCAAAATCAAAGAAAAGCACAATACAAATCGCCACAAACATATAGTAGATCACAAAGTTCATTTAAAAATGCTACAAAATCTACATCAAGCTCTTCTAAAAAAAGTGGTTTTTTTGGAAGTAAATCTTCATCAAGTAGTTCAAAAAGTTTATTTGGTTCTACTAGATCATTTGGTGGATGA
- a CDS encoding glutathionylspermidine synthase family protein — protein MKLQKLQPLTNEYLESIGFVWHTDEDNTSYIANEVVQITEDEANAYYEATNELYDMFCEAGEYVIENELFHELNIPFNLVEMIKESWENDVHWYLYSRFDLAGGIDGKPIKLIEFNADTPTSLFETAIIQWAQLKANNLDEASQFNNLYDALKDNFKRIITLDSDIEKFDEYYSKLGWKILFSSISGLPEDEHTTKLLQHLAKEAGFNTDFEFIDKVNFSDDGIFKEDVNFEFWFKLIPWEDIAIDESELALLLTEIIKEKKAIIFNPAYTLMFQSKGFMKILWDLYPEHPLLLETSFEPLENKKQVEKRCFGREGANTKIINEDGSIDVETTGDYEGHKAIYQEFVELPRDEEGNYYQAGVFYAYEASGLGFRRGEKILNNMSKFVGHIIK, from the coding sequence ATGAAACTACAAAAATTACAACCTTTAACTAATGAGTACTTAGAATCAATTGGTTTTGTTTGGCATACAGATGAAGATAACACTTCATATATTGCAAATGAAGTAGTACAAATTACAGAAGATGAGGCAAATGCTTATTATGAAGCTACAAATGAACTTTATGATATGTTTTGCGAAGCTGGTGAATACGTAATTGAAAATGAACTATTTCATGAACTTAATATTCCTTTTAATCTTGTTGAAATGATTAAAGAGTCTTGGGAAAATGATGTGCACTGGTATTTATATTCAAGATTTGATTTAGCAGGTGGAATTGATGGAAAACCAATTAAACTTATTGAGTTTAATGCGGATACTCCAACTTCTCTTTTTGAAACTGCTATTATTCAATGGGCACAACTTAAAGCAAATAATCTTGATGAAGCTAGCCAATTTAATAATTTGTATGATGCATTAAAAGATAACTTCAAAAGAATAATTACTCTAGATAGTGATATTGAAAAGTTTGATGAATATTACTCTAAACTTGGATGGAAAATTTTATTCTCATCAATCTCTGGACTTCCAGAAGATGAACATACTACAAAACTATTACAACATTTAGCAAAGGAAGCTGGATTTAATACTGACTTTGAATTTATAGATAAAGTTAACTTTAGTGATGATGGTATTTTTAAAGAAGATGTAAATTTTGAGTTTTGGTTTAAACTTATTCCTTGGGAAGATATAGCAATAGATGAAAGTGAGTTAGCTCTTCTTTTAACTGAAATAATTAAAGAGAAAAAAGCAATCATTTTTAATCCAGCATATACTTTAATGTTCCAATCAAAAGGTTTTATGAAAATACTATGGGATTTATATCCAGAACACCCACTACTTCTTGAAACATCTTTTGAGCCTTTAGAAAATAAAAAACAAGTTGAAAAAAGATGTTTTGGAAGAGAAGGAGCAAATACAAAAATCATAAATGAAGATGGTTCTATTGATGTTGAAACAACAGGAGATTATGAAGGGCATAAAGCTATCTATCAAGAGTTTGTAGAGCTTCCAAGAGATGAAGAAGGCAACTACTATCAAGCAGGAGTTTTTTATGCATACGAAGCTTCTGGTCTTGGATTTAGAAGAGGTGAAAAAATCTTAAATAATATGTCTAAATTTGTAGGTCATATTATAAAATAA